The Macrobrachium nipponense isolate FS-2020 chromosome 46, ASM1510439v2, whole genome shotgun sequence genome has a segment encoding these proteins:
- the LOC135214712 gene encoding uncharacterized protein LOC135214712, which translates to MAEARYIPWAEQQLGPGHPLDSQSKGIIYNVFKYFILELEKQQGVPVTHVNKAIRRTSEATKTSATTIRKICKEAEDAIKQIGVPIFPGKRRNGTKTVNNIDDIDKCLLRRTILDFYVQREMPTLDQILEVYKQKTGYSGCRESLRNVMLEIGFRGVLINKKKCMIERCETVSLRTKFLRQMQTFRNQEFRSVIYLGETEIRPKPPNGSSRLVILHAGSSNGFVPNAELIIHAQNEDDYQRQMNAAVFTKWFCEQLIPKIPPSSIIVMSNNMSCQSASIEKLPTEACKKQVIWEWLTVRGVNPGKESLKGELLDLVKQHKRDFANVCVAHEIAAYCGHQAIRIPPHHNDYNAIELLWRYIKTTVAMKGPLEMEELQHVLKEVLSTFTQKVWAESVWCVEQLRTADMERDIAADKFMDSITIFQLESDEDSE; encoded by the coding sequence ATGGCTGAAGCAAGGTATATACCTTGGGCTGAACAACAGCTTGGGCCTGGTCATCCGCTGGACAGTCAGTCTAAGGGAATCATTTACaatgtttttaagtattttatactggagttggagaaacaGCAAGGTGTCCCGGTAACTCATGTAAATAAAGCAATTCGTCGAACATCTGAGGCAACTAAGACAAGTGCAACTACCATTCGAAAAATTTGCAAAGAAGCAGAAGATGCTATAAAGCAAATTGGGGTGCCGATATTTCCAGGTAAGAGGAGGAATGGGACAAAAACGGTTAACAATATCGACGACATCGACAAGTGTCTATTAAGGAGAACAATACTTGATTTTTATGTACAGAGGGAAATGCCCACTCTTGATCAAATTTTAGAGGTGTACAAACAGAAAACTGGTTATAGTGGTTGTAGAGAATCGTTAAGAAATGTAATGCTTGAAATTGGGTTCCGTGGAGTTCTGATCAACAAAAAAAAGTGTATGATTGAGAGATGTGAAACTGTGTCTTTGAGAACCAAGTTTTTGCGACAGATGCAGACATTCAGAAACCAGGAATTTCGTTCCGTCATTTATCTGGGCGAGACAGAAATTAGACCGAAACCGCCAAACGGGTCTAGCAGGCTGGTTATATTGCATGCAGGTTCAAGTAATGGGTTTGTCCCCAATGCAGAATTGATAATTCATGCACAAAATGAAGACGATTACCAAAGACAGATGAATGCCGCCGTGTTTACGAAGTGGTTTTGTGAACAACTCATCCCGAAAATTCCACCGTCTTCTATTATAGTGATGAGCAATAATATGTCTTGTCAGTCGGCTTCCATTGAGAAACTACCAACAGAGGCTTGTAAAAAGCAAGTCATCTGGGAATGGCTAACAGTGAGGGGTGTCAATCCTGGAAAGGAGTCACTGAAAGGTGAACTTTTAGACTTGGTCAAGCAGCACAAGCGAGATTTCGCAAATGTTTGCGTTGCTCATGAAATTGCAGCATACTGTGGTCACCAAGCCATTCGAATTCCACCGCATCATAATGATTACAATGCCATCGAACTTTTATGGAGGTATATCAAGACTACTGTAGCGATGAAAGGACCACTAGAAATGGAAGAATTGCAGCATGTTCTAAAGGAAGTTCTTAGTACATTCACACAAAAAGTGTGGGCCGAATCAGTTTGGTGCGTAGAGCAATTGAGAACAGCCGATATGGAAAGAGATATTGCAGCCGACAAATTCATGGATTCTATTACTATATTCCAGCTGGAGTCTGACGAAGATTCCGAGTAG